From a single Drosophila sulfurigaster albostrigata strain 15112-1811.04 chromosome 3, ASM2355843v2, whole genome shotgun sequence genomic region:
- the LOC133843279 gene encoding uncharacterized protein LOC133843279, whose product MVSSTNLINLNAVCIIEILKQIQKNCEINENTNYTDLINFALTCEWFRDVFLEWNPSLYEKLKIEQKYLVQSKSIVLNFDKLYKRLEKLTETEKTEFWNIYVKCIKFYKRLEKIEFRYNSNEYDKYHGEIINLFMDAITFKGRLKILILNMEGWYLQKLPQLRQLKQLSVNVKIDGKYLVDYCKLNSNLTRLDLMKKEHTEQLVEIIKHCKKLRDLTFVIKKDLVDAEYIELMELSDLVNLRILGVHESGSLTSLFKALAAKKSSHLARLVIDTAPLDIVEIAKACEIKSLEEFRCRFANLPNFYLIIYRVKGNDYVNFTFECETDATDLAFLADLPKFQSLRIYGRHKPGTLKPLFKRIAAKENPHFQRLKILQHNGIRTMFNNDEMQELLRISTLDNLNCVFADELPMDFPTQLPDLYIVTIESHESSALRCLFQAFGNELYFNLQSLTIAGFPMELEDLLQIAKIQSITDLNCGLSDLNSICELTRLSQLKLLTINSSHELNDFSEAIVNFIKASKGNVSLLSNKNGIGFDRNVRALTITMSEKMNSAGLTPLARVPNLPNIIIYGENQHNCLTGLFREFANHEATVLQELSFNYENLPNSLDEVTQIAKIKTLRYLECGFSEPLSLELLQHLPQLEALRVTSTHQLKDIANEVLAILMGCANEITISRSFRDITYNKDQRRLTITNSSYDNEVLDAQEYAALSQLPQMKSLHIVGRHKLGTFKDLFAELAMNANSTLQEIIFRNKDKYQNDTQKLLINNEETEEIVKISSIKRLKCGFSDAKSIKLLTKLINLKELNITRYLDGSLELFLQEWSSVHSPKLQSLNLSGKSLKYEEIAQVAKINSIKRLDCAVGDGQNVELLAQLKQLEELNIRADEVSSLARLFQALVITESKTLQHLKIANRALVYEEMQLISQMQNLKKLSCTLNCTESIKILSNLTHLNEISIEFDQCEVEDIEMLAQLKNLVCLDIKSPEVGSLRNILPQLINLQSLTISGNDINSSEFSALVNLTNLEVLEITSYFYIDDNYTFLLSLMQNCRQLKSIVLHYASRFVGLDFMKNALRILKEVRNPQEQEALRLQIPYFGGLTPEQIAISEPNLIIICRFAEELD is encoded by the exons atggtGTCCAGCACGAATCTGATAAACTTGAATGCAGTTTGTATTATTGAAATACTGAAGCAAATTCAAAagaattgtgaaattaatgaaaacactAATTACACCGATCTAATAAACTTTGCGTTGACATGTGAATGGTTTCGCGATGTGTTCTTGGAATGGAATCCTTCTCTAtatgaaaaacttaaaattgagcaaaaatatttagtgCAGTCAAAAAGTATTGTCCTAAATTTCGACAAGCTATATAAGCGACTAGAAAAAttaactgaaactgaaaaaacTGAATTTTGGAATATCTACGTGAagtgcattaaattttataaacgcttagaaaaaatagaattcagatataattcaaatgaatacGATAAATATCATGGGgaaattatcaatttatttatggatGCTATTACATTTAAAGGGAGATTAAAGATACTAATTTTGAATATGGAAG gaTGGTATCTTCAAAAATTACCTCAGCTGCGACAATTGAAACAACTGTCTGTGAATGTAAAAATTGATGGAAAATATTTGGTTGATTATtgcaagttaaattcaaatcttACTCGATTGGATTTAATGAAGAAAGAGCATACTGAACAACTCGTCGAGATAATAAAGCACTGTAAAAAGTTAAGAGATCTAACCTTTGTAATTAAAAAGGATTTAGTTGATGCAGAGTATATAGAATTAATGGAACTTTCTGATTTAGTAAACCTGCGCATACTTGGAGTGCATGAAAGCGGTTCTCTTACTTCACTATTCAAAGCATTGGCCGCAAAAAAATCAAGTCACCTTGCCAGACTGGTTATAGATACCGCGCCCTTGGATATCGTTGAGATTGCCAAAGCTTGTGAAATAAAATCGCTGGAGGAATTCAGATGCAGATTTGCTAATTTGccgaatttttatttaatcatatATCGTGTTAAAGGCAATGATTATGTGAATTTCACCTTTGAGTGTGAAACAGATGCCACTGATCTGGCATTTCTAGCAGATTTACCAAAATTTCAATCTCTTCGCATATACGGAAGACACAAGCCTGGAACATTGAAACCACTCTTTAAGAGAATTGCAGCAAAGGAAAATCCACATTTCCAGCGCTTGAAGATATTACAACATAATGGGATCCGAACGATGTTTAATAATGATGAGATGCAAGAACTTTTGAGAATCAGTACTCTTGACAATTTGAACTGTGTATTCGCTGATGAACTTCCCATGGATTTCCCAACACAATTGCCTGACCTTTACATAGTTACTATAGAATCACATGAAAGTTCAGCTCTGCGTTGCTTATTTCAGGCATTTGGTAATGAGTTGTACTTCAATCTTCAATCCTTGACAATCGCAGGATTTCCTATGGAATTAGAAGACTTGCTGCAAATTGctaaaattcaatcaataacTGACCTCAATTGTGGCTTAAGCGATTTGAATAGCATATGCGAACTGACGCGCCTTTCTCAGCTCAAATTGCTTACGATAAATTCGTCACATGAACTTAACGACTTCTCTGAAGCTATTGTGAATTTTATCAAGGCCTCCAAAGGAAATGTCAGCTTACTTAGCAATAAGAATGGCATTGGCTTCGATCGAAATGTAAGAGCTTTAACTATAACAATGTCGGAGAAAATGAATTCTGCAGGACTAACACCTTTGGCCAGAGTGCCAAACCTACCAAATATTATCATATACGGAGAAAATCAACACAACTGTCTAACGGGTTTATTTAGAGAGTTTGCCAATCACGAGGCTACAGTGCTTCAGGAATTGTcctttaattatgaaaatctTCCCAATAGTCTCGATGAAGTTACACAAATTGCGAAGATCAAAACGTTGCGGTATTTGGAATGCGGATTCTCTGAACCTCTCAGCTTAGAACTCTTGCAACATTTGCCTCAACTCGAAGCACTGAGAGTGACATCTACGCATCAGTTAAAGGACATAGCAAACGAAGTTTTGGCAATTCTTATGGGTTGTGCAAATGAAATAACCATCTCACGATCTTTCAGAGATATCACATATAACAAGGATCAAAGGAGATTGACAATTACAAACAGTTCTTACGATAATGAAGTATTAGATGCTCAGGAATACGCAGCACTTTCGCAGTTGCCGCAAATGAAATCTTTGCATATTGTTGGCAGACACAAGCTGGGAACATTTAAAGATCTTTTTGCAGAGTTAGCGATGAATGCGAATTCAACCCTTCAAGAAATAATCTTCAGGAATAAAGATAAATATCAGAACGATACTCAAAAGTTGCTTATTAATAATGAAGAAACCGAGGAAATCGTTAAGATATCGTCAATAAAAAGATTGAAATGTGGCTTCAGTGATGCAAAAAGTATTAAACTTCTTACTAAACTAATCAACCTGAAAGAGTTAAACATAACCAGATATCTAGATGGTTCTCTTGAACTGTTCCTTCAGGAATGGTCTTCAGTGCATTCTCCTAAACTTCAATCTTTAAACTTATCTGGCAAGTCACTAAAATATGAAGAGATTGCTCAAGTTGCCAAAATCAATTCGATTAAAAGATTAGATTGTGCTGTTGGCGATGGACAAAATGTTGAACTCTTAGCCCAATTGAAACAATTAGAAGAGCTTAATATTAGAGCAGATGAGGTTAGCTCTTTAGCAAGATTATTTCAAGCATTGGTTATTACAGAATCAAAAACTCTTCAACATTTAAAGATTGCTAATCGAGCTTTAGTATATGAAGAGATGCAGCTTATTTctcaaatgcaaaatttaaaaaaactgaGCTGCACCTTAAACTGCACAGAgagcataaaaatattaagcaATTTAACGCATCTGAATGAAATATCAATAGAATTCGATCAATGTGAAGTAGAAGATATCGAAATGTTGGCTCAACTAAAAAATCTAGTTTGCTTAGATATTAAATCTCCAGAAGTTGGATCTCTCAGGAATATTTTGCCTCAACTTATAAACCTGCAAAGTTTAACAATAAGCGGAAATGATATAAATTCAAGTGAATTTTCTGCGTTGGTAAATTTGACAAATCTTGAAGTCCTGGAGATAacatcatatttttatattgacgATAATTATACATTTCTGTTAAGTTTAATGCAAAACTGTCGTCAGCTGAAATCAATAGTTTTACATTATGCAAGCCGTTTCGTGGGACTCGATTTTATGAAGAATGCTTTGAGAATTCTCAAAGAAGTGAGAAATCCCCAAGAACAGGAAGCCCTTAGACTGCAAATTCCTTATTTTGGAGGCTTAACACCAGAGCAA ATTGCCATCTCAGAACCAAACTTGATTATCATATGCAGATTTGCAGAGGAACTTGACTGA